A genomic segment from Aegilops tauschii subsp. strangulata cultivar AL8/78 chromosome 1, Aet v6.0, whole genome shotgun sequence encodes:
- the LOC109760662 gene encoding transcription factor HBP-1b(c1)-like has product MDCPSPGGTDTSTDPDLDKNQAFEQGHAAAGLTPPDSSDKSIGELGPKTLRRLAQNREAARRSRLRKKAYVQHLESSGLRLAQLEQELQRARQQGFLVSTLGDQPDSENGNAASSFYVEYARWLEEHHKQVDELRAAVSAHAGDGDLQSIVDTIMARSDEIFRLKGAAAKADAFRVISGTWMTPVERCFLWLGGFRPSELLKLLASRLEPLTEKQLDSIDVLRRSSLQAEEALCREMEALRRSVTEAVAAAGSSSLSCSDADCTGQMAVAVGKLGVMEGLLRQADDLRLRILEETRRVLTTRQCARAVLVVTDYFSRMRALSSLWIARPTTGVN; this is encoded by the exons ATGGATTGCCCGAGCCCTGGTGGGACTGATACGTCGACGGACCCAGACCTCGACAAGAATCAAGCG TTCGAACAAGGGCATGCTGCTGCTGGGCTCACACCTCCGGATTCCAGTGACAAATCAATTGGTGAACTAGGTCCAAAG ACGCTCCGTCGCCTCGCCCAAAACCGTGAAGCTGCTAGGAGAAGCCGTCTAAGAAAAAAG GCATATGTCCAACATCTCGAGAGCAGCGGCCTGAGGCTCGCTCAGCTGGAGCAGGAGCTCCAGCGTGCTCGCCAACAG GGCTTTCTCGTTTCTACTTTGGGGGACCAGCCTGATTCAGAGAATGGAAATG CAGCTTCTTCGTTCTACGTGGAATACGCACGGTGGCTGGAGGAGCACCACAAGCAGGTAGACGAGCTCAGGGCCGCCGTCAGCGCCCACGCCGGCGACGGCGACCTCCAGTCCATCGTTGACACCATCATGGCACGCTCCGACGAGATCTTCAGGCTCAAGGGCGCCGCGGCCAAGGCCGACGCCTTCCGCGTCATTTCGGGGACGTGGATGACCCCCGTCGAGCGGTGCTTCCTCTGGCTCGGCGGCTTCCGGCCGTCGGAGCTTCTCAAG CTACTCGCGAGCCGGCTGGAGCCCCTCACCGAGAAGCAGCTCGACAGCATCGACGTCCTGCGACGTTCCTCCCTGCAAGCCGAAGAAGCACTCTGTCGAGAGATGGAAGCGCTGCGACGGTCGGTCACGGAAGCCGTCGCGGCGGCAGGATCGTCGTCCCTGAGCTGCTCCGACGCTGATTGCACGGGCCAAATGGCGGTGGCGGTGGGAAAGCTTGGCGTCATGGAAGGCCTCCTGCGGCAG GCTGATGATCTGCGGCTGCGGATTCTTGAGGAAACGCGGCGGGTACTGACCACCCGTCAGTGCGCACGGGCGGTGCTCGTGGTCACCGACTACTTCTCCCGGATGCGCGCCCTGAGTTCTCTCTGGATTGCACGTCCGACCACCGGGGTGAACTGA